The segment ATCCCTAATTCATAATCCTAAAATTTTATTTCTAGATGAACCTACCATTGGCCTAGATGCCATATCTAAAATAGCAGTCAGAGATTTTATAAAAAGCATTAATAAAGAAAGAAAAACAACTGTTATACTCACAACCCACGATACTCAAGATATAGAAGCATTAACTAAGAGAATAATTTTAATTGGAAAAGGACAAGTTCTTTTAGATGGACAATTAGATGATTTGAAAGATAGATTTACTAAAGAAAGAACAATAACTATTAGTTATTTTGGTAATTTAAAAAATGTTTGCTATGGACTAAAAATTTTAAAGAAATATAGTGGGAGAGCCGTTATACAAATTGATACTTCAAAAATATCAGTATCAAAAAGCATAGGATTTTTATCTTCAATAGTAGAGATTAGTGATGTAGAAGTTAATAAAACAACCGTAGAAGATGTTGTGGTTGGGCTTTACAAGGAGTATAAAATATGAAATCATATTGGAGTTTCTTTAAGATAAGATTCATAAACGGACTGCAATATAGAGCAGCTGCCTATGCTGGAATAGCAACTCAACTAGCATGGGGCTTTATGTATATAATGCTTTATCACAGTTTTTATGAAAGCAATCCTTCTTCATCATCTATGAGTATTTCCCAAATTTCAAGCTACATATGGCTGCAGCAAAGTTTTTTAGCTTTATTTATGACATGGTTTTTGGATAATGAAATATTTGATTTAATCTCTAGTGGAAATATTTCTTATGAACTATGCAGACCTTTAAACCTTTATAACATGTGGTTTGTAAAAAATTGTTCAATAAGACTTTCAAAAACATTATTAAGATGTTTTCCAATACTTATAATAGCTTATTTTATGCCTGATTCTTATAAATTTAATGGACCAGCTTCATTAAGTTCTTTTATATTGTTTATAATTTCAATGTTTATTGCATTTATGGTAGTAGTTGCTTATTGCATGATTATTTATATAGTAACATTCTATACAATATCACCTATTGGTATTAGAGTTATCCTGACAATGGTTGCAGATTTCTTAGCGGGAGGATTGGTACCATTACCGCTGCTTCCAGAATGGCTCACAAAATATATTAATTTTTCTCCTTTTGCTTCAATGCAAAATGCACCATTCAGAATATACAGCGGAAATATTTCTGATAAAAGTGCAGTTATAACTATAATTTTGCAAATATTTTGGGCAGCAGCATTAATTATATTTGGAAAATTTGTAATGTCCAAAGCTATTAAAAAAGTTGTGGTACAAGGAGGGTAGATATGCGATTATATTATAAATATTTTTTGATTCACTTAAAATGTGCTATGCAGTATAAACTTTCTTTCTTTTTAACAGCACTAGGACAAGGCATGACAACATTATTCTCATTTTTATCAATGTATTTTTTGTTTGATAGATTTGGTTCTATAAAAGGATATAGTTTTAATGAAGTTTTGTTATGCTTCAGCACTATATTTATGTCTTTTTCATTAGCTGAATGTTTTGGAAGAGGATTTGATAATTTTTCAAAAACAATATCTAATGGAGAATTTGACAGAATAATGGTAAGACCAAGGAATGTAATACTTCAAGTTTTGGGAAGCAAAATTGAACTAACTAGAATTGGAAGACTTCTTCAAGCACTTACAGTTTTTATATACGCTTTGATGACCTGCGGTGTAAAATGGACACCTGAAAAAATATTAACTTTAACCCTTATGATAATAGGAGGTATATCTTTATTTGTTGGACTATTTATTATATATGCATCTATATGCTTCTTTACTATAGAAGGGTTAGAATTTATGAATATATTTACAGATGGAGGCAGAGAAATAGCACAGTATCCTTTAAATATTTACAAAGACTGGGTGCTAAAGTTTTTTACATTTTTTGTACCATTAGCCTTTGTAAACTATTATCCATTCCTATTTTTAATAGATAAAGCTCCAAATAACAAGATTCTATATATGCTTTCACCAATAGCAGCAATGTTTTTCCTTATACCATCTTATGTCTTTTGGCTAATAGGAATTAGACATTATAAATCCACTGGTTCATAAAAAAGCAGCCTTTAAGGGCTGCTCCATGTATTTATAATCCTGATAACATTTGAAGCTCGCTATCTGTTAAAAATCGATATTCTCCTTTTTTTAATGCTTCATCTAAAAATACGTTTCCAATAGAAACTCGCTTTAAATAAAAGACAAAGCAGCCTACTGCCTTTAGCATACGTTTCACTTGATGTTTGCGTCCTTCTTTAATAGTAAGATATCCTGAAACCATTGGCTGCTTATATACTTTAAAATCTTTTTCACTTATTTTCTCATTACCTATATACTGCTGAAAATCCTGGCATGTCCCAATTTTTTCTACTTTAATTTTTGCAGGCTTTGTAAGTATCTTGCCTTGTCCAATCAAAACCCCATTCTTTAGTTTATTTATATCACTATCCTCTAATGAACCTAATGCACAAAAATAATACTTCTTATCAACATGCTTATTTGGGCACATCAAACCATGCTCAAACTCACCATCATTAGTAAGAAGCAGTAGTCCCTCAGTATCTTTGTCTAACCTTCCAACATGAAAAACACCATTCATATTCTCATTTTTAAAATAATCAAACACTGTCTTTTGACTTTCATCACGCCTTGCAGTAATGCAGCCTTGAGGTTTATTAAACATATAGTAAACTTTTCCAGCATACTTAACAACTTTGTCAAGATACATAATAATATCGGTTTTCTCTTCTATTTCTACTGCCGGCTTAACAATAACTTGTCCATTAACTTTCACCATTCCATTTTGTATATAAGCTCTAATAGTTTTTCTAGTACCTATTCCTGCTTCTGCTAAAAATTTATCTAATCTCATAGTTTTTCTCTTCTTTCTCTTAAGTAAATCATTTTAACACTTCTCTAAATATTTTTACATAAAATTCAAAAGCTCTTAATTTATATTTTAATGCATTAGTCTTTCTTAGTCTACACCATCCATACTAATACCATAATATATTGCTTAAAACTATTATCATTTAATTATTTCAAAATCCAAGAAAGTTTTTCCAATATATAAATAAAATAAAAATATAGTTCAAATAGAAATTTTTATTCAAGATATATACTAATACCTTTTTGGGTTGACTTGAACATATCATTGTAATAAAATTGAGCTGCTTATTAATTTTGAAAGTGGTCTTTAATTTGTTCAATAAAAAATTCACTACATTTGTAACTTATATCTTAGTAATTGTCTGTATAACAACTACAGGTCTATCAAGTAAAGTAAATGCAACTAATATGAATCAAAAAATATTCCGCATTAAGAATTTCTGGTAAAGATAGGTTTGACACTTCTTATAACATAGCTACTAAATATAAAGAAATATCAGGGAAAGATGATATAAATGGAGTACTATTAGCCTTAGATGAAAATTTTCCAGATGCTCTTAGTGGTTCAGTATTATCTAGAATAAATAGAATGCCAATACTACTTGCTGGGAAAACACCTGGATTGTCTGATGACAATATTGTTAGATTAGGTGGAAAAGATAGATATGAAACATCAATTAAAATAGCAAAATATTTTCATTTAAATTCAGATACAGTAACATTTGCTAACGGTAATAGTTTTTCAGATGCCCTTAGTGGTTCTGCATTGTCTTCACTTAAAGATGCGCCTTTACTACTAATAAATAACGAAAATGTGTCTAAACAAAAATTATACCTGGATAGTACCAAATACACTAAAGAAATCTTTTATGATGGAAAAGGAGTAATATCAGATACAACTATTGATAAGTTATCTAAAAATTAGATAGCAAATATTTTTTCTGATATGTATATTATATCTTTAAAATAAATATAATATACATCATAGATTTTTAAGATTATTTAATATATAAATCTAAATTTTTCTACTATAACTTGCAACATAACTAATATAGTCATTTTTAAAGAATAAAGACAATAGAAATGTTACTAAAACCGTCTTTACTACATCTAATCTAAAGTAATATCTTAAATAAATTCCAAAAGGCAAAAGCAATACTACATTAAAAACAACCTGTAATAGAGCTCTTTCTTTTAATATAGATAAATAAGTTTTAGGTTCATTTAAAACCACATTAGTCTCCTTTAAAAAGTCAACAACAAAGGTAAATGGTGTAAGCTGCATATATTCAGTAATTGGCTTTTGCATTGCCGCCACACTGTGTATTTTAGGAAGAGGTAAAACAACTAAATAATATGCACTTATGAAAAATAATAATAAAGTATATAAAACTCCTATTCTTATTTTATTAATATATCCATGTTTTTTATATTGAAAAATCATAAATGGTAGTGTAAAAAGTGCTGCTATAAATGGAAATGTTATAATTGCAATTTTAATTGGTTCAAAATATCTATTCACGCTAATCACATCCTTAATAATCTAGAATACTTTATCTATACTTTTATTATAATAAATATTTATCACTCTTTCCTTTGAAGAACCTTACATATTTCTATTTTAAACTTACATTTTTGTAATTAACTTAAGTAGACAATGGTAAGATTTACTTTAAAAACTTTTTACCACAAAATAAAAGAAGCTCACCTTAGGTAAGCTTCTTTTATTTATAAATTATTCCTTAGAGCAGTTAACATGGGTATAGCCATAATGGCCGTCAGGATAAATAGAATTACATATTTCATCACCAACATGTATATACTGTTCACAATACTCACATATAGTACTCCTGGACGCAGAAAATATAACTCCACACCTTTTAGGCTTGTTATTTTGTAACTGCTGAATTTCCTCTTTATTAGCATTATATATCAATGTATTTATATAGTTAGAAAGATTACCATTACAAATTACTTTAGCCTTTTTTGCTGCCACAATAAAAACATCTTCTTGTAAACTTATAGTCTTCTTTATAGACATGCAAATTTCTCCTTATATTATTACCTACTACCATAGTATGATAATAATTGCATCTTGTGCATACACAGTATTAAAGTTAGTTTTATCCAATTTAAACAATAAGGTGTAATTTCTAATTGTATTTTCCATTTTATGAATTATTTTTGAAAAAATATCTCATCTATTTTTTCTTTTGTCGCAAGATCCTCTGAAAATGCACTTGCACTTCCAGCCGCTATTCCAAGTTTTAATGCATAATCATAATTATTTTCTTGTATAAAACCTGCTATAAAACCTGCCACCATAGAATCCCCCGCACCAACAGAATTTTTAACTTCTCCCTTTGGTGCCTTATGCTTTATTACTCCTCCATTTTCATCTAGTAAAATAGCACCTTCCCCTGCCATAGATATAAGTACATTTTTAGCCCCCATTTCTTGAAGCTTTTTACCATATTTTATTATTTCATCTTGGCTGTTTATTTTTACATTCAGCATTTCTTCTAATTCGCATTTATTGGGTTTAATCAAAAATGGTTTATATTTTAGTACATTTAACAATAGTTCTTTTGTTGCATCAACTATAAATTTAATTTTTTTATTTCCCAAGTATTTTATTATATCTTCATAAATAGTTTGTGGCAAAGTACTTGGAATACTTCCTGCCATAACTAAAATATCTCCATCCTTTATATCATCAAGCTTTTTATATAATTCTTTTATATCTTCTTCTTTGATTTCAGGACCCTTTGCATTTATCTCACTTTCTTCTTTACTTTTTAGTTTTACATTAATTCTAGATAATCCATTTTTTAATTTTATAAAATCAGCTTTACATCCTAAATCATTTAGTTTGTTTCTAATTTCATCCCCTGTAAAACCTGCCACAAATCCAAAAGCCTTATTGTTTATACCAAGTTTTGTGAGAATAACCGAAACATTAATTCCTTTTCCACCTAAAAATAGCTGTTCTTTATAAGTTCTATTAACTATTCCTGTATTAAATTCTTTAACTTTTACTACATAATCTAATGATGGATTAAATGTAATAGTATATATCATTCATTATCCGCCTCCAATATCTTTGTATATTTATTGAAACTTTTATCCTCTAATTTTGTAGTTATTAGAGATACTTTTTCAATTTTGGAAAAGGTTACAGAAGAAATATTATTAAATTTTGATTGGTCACATAAAACGTAAGGTTTCTTACTTTTTAACACTGCATCTCTTTTTACAAGTGCTTCCCTAATATCAGGAGTTGTAACCCCAGCCTCTTTATCTATCCCATTTGTTCCAAAAATCCTTTAGTAAAATTGTATTTATTAAGGCTATTTATAGCTTCAACTCCCACAATAGCCTCTGTGTCAAATTTAAGTTCTCCCCTAATATGTATACCTGACAGTTCTTTTTAATTAGCTTTTTTGCATGTTCTATACCATTTGTAATATATTTAGCTTTAGTTTCAGTTATGTAATCTATCATTAAGGAAGTTGTTGTTCCTGCATCTATATACACAAAATCATTTTCTTCTATAAGCTTTGCAGCAAATTTTGCTATTTTTATTTTTTCATCTACATGTAATGATTTTCTAATCTCTACCTTATCATCTTTAGTTTCATATTTTATATTAAGTGCCATAGCACCACCATGAACTTTTTTTAATTTATTTATTTTATCTAAATAATTTAAATCACGCCTAATTGTTGACTCTGATGTTTTTAATTCTTCAACTAGCTGAGAAACTGTTACTGTGCGTTTTTTTTCTAAAAAATTTAAAATCATCAAAAGCCTTTCTTCTGACAACATTTTCATCACCTCTTTAAAAACATAGTACACTAAGTTTCAGTCAAAATCAATAATTTTAATTCATTTTAAATCATAAATAGTCATTTTAAGTCATGTGCTTTTATTATAATAAAAATATAGAATTGTTTCCTTTCAAGAACCTTAAATATTTAGCTTCTAATCTTACATTCTTGTAATTTAATTAAATTAATAAACAAATGCCTTCTTTGCAGTGAAAATGAATCCAAGAATTTTTAGGCTGTGTTTTCACAAATACATTATTAATTAGAACTTTATATTCATTATTTTAAAAATTTCTATTTTTAACCTTTTTAATCTCTTAAGAAGGATTTATTTTAATTTTATTGAATATCAATAAAAGATACACTTTAAATTCTAAGAAATACGAAAAAACTGGGGCACTAATTAAAGTGACCCAGTTCCTTTTATAATAAGCTTTAACAGTGAAATAAACACATATTTTTGCTCTCTATTTATCTCATTAAAATTTTCAATAAACACATAATAATCCTCAGTAATTTCTATTTTCTCTGGAAAGTTTAATGTATCAGAGCTGCTGCCAGTTATATATTCCACCCTTTTGCCATGCTTTTTTCCAAAATATATGCTTACATCTTTAAAATATTTACCTACACATTTACATATAAAATCACCTATGGATTTTATGTCTTTATAATCATTTATTCCTTTTAAAATATCTTCTATCATGTTATGAAATTTATTATACATATACGTCTCTTTTACCTTCTTCAATTTGTTTAAGTCTTTCTACAACTATTTTTCTTCTATCTTCAGATAATTCACTTAAATGTTTTTGTATTGCTTTTTCTCCAGCTTTTTTAGTTTCCTCTGAAGCATAATCAAGAAGATATTCTTTAAAGGTTAATATAGCATTTGGCATACAGTAATTGTGTACTAATCCTGGTTTTGCAAGTCCCATAAATTTTTTACCTGTTCTAGCTGACCTGTAACCTGCTGTACAGAAAGAAGGAATATATCCCATATCACAGATTTCTTTTATAACTTCATCAAGAGAACGTGGGTCCCCTATTGTAAATTGTTCTTTATCAGGTATAGTCTCTTTTTCGTATTCACTGTATCCTCCAACACCTATTCTAGTTCCAGCATCTATCTGAGTTATTCCAATAGGCAATACCTCTTTTCTAACCTTAGCTGATTCTCTAGCTGTTAAAATCATACCAGTATATGGAACAGAAAGTCTTATTATAGCCACCAACTTCTTAAAGTCTTTATCAGATACTTTGTATTTTGGATTTTGTGTAAATGGAGTATCAATAGCTGGTTCTATTCTTGGGAAAGAAATGGTATGAGGACCTATTCCTCCAAATTTCTCTTCTAGATGTATTGTGTGATATAAAAGTCCCATGACTTCAAATCTCCAGTCATATAATCCAAATAATGCACCAATTCCAAGGTCATCTATTCCACCTTCCATAGCCCTGTCAAGACCATATAATCTCCAAGCATAATTACTCTTTCTATCACCCTTTGGATGTATCTTTCTGTAAGTTTCATGATGATAAGTTTCTTGGAATATCTGAAATGTTCCTATTCCAGCTTCATGAAGTTTTTTATAACCCTCTACATCTAAAGGTGCTGCATTTATATTTACTCTTCTTAATTCTCCAGTTTTTGATTTAACCCCATAAACTACTTTAATTGTTCTGGCTATAAAGTCTGCATCATAAAAAGGATGCTCACCATAAACAAGTATAGATCTCTTCTGCCCTGAATTAATCATTATTTCCACTTCATGTTTTAATTCTTCATCAGTTAAAGTCTTTCTAACTATTGATGAATTTCCCCTTCTAAAGCCACAGTAAAGACAGTTATTTTCGCATTTATTGCCTATGTAAAGAGGTGCAAAAAACACTATTCTTTTACCATAAACATCTTCTTTAATTTTATAAGCCGCCTCATACATTTCATTTAAAAGGTTTTCATCTTCAACAGATATAAGCTTTGCTGTCTCAGAAGGCTCTAATCTCTTTTTACTCAAAGACTTTTTAATAATCTCACGTATTTCTTCTTTTGATGCATTTTTTCCTTCATTTATCTCATTCCATATTTTTTCATCATCTATAAAATCCTTAAAATTAGGATCTAGGTATTTATCATCTATTTTTTCAAGCATAAAAAACACTCCCCTTTTGATTATTTTTTACTTATAGCAGATTTTACTGTAACATTTTTTATATTTCCAAGTTTTCCAGTCATAGCATTAATCTCATCTGAAGTTCCATCAACTATTACAGAAATTATTGACACACTTCTTTCTTTGTATGGCATTCCCATTCTTCCTACTATAATTTGTGAAAATTCATGTAATACTGCATTTACCCTCTGTGCGCTTTCCAAATCCTCAACTATTATTCCAACGACTCCAACTCTTTTAGACATACACCTTCCCCCTTTCTTATTAAAAATCAACTAGCCCATTAGAAAGTATGCTATCTTCAAAGATAACCCCAATTTTATATTTTTTCAATTTAAAAAGCCATCCTAAAAAAGGATGACTTTAAAAACTCAGTACAAAATAAAGTACTAGTATATAAAACCGCCTTCCTTTTTATTCAGAAAAATCTTTATAATCAGGTGCTGTAAATATTTACTTTTACATCTCTAATAAAAGATTTAACATCTAATATTAAAGATACTTTTATTATATTTTTTATTATACAGCGTGTCAAGCCTTGCAAAAACAAGTTCATTTAATTATCATACTTAACTTTTCCTCTAATAATCCTACTTAGACTTAT is part of the Haloimpatiens sp. FM7315 genome and harbors:
- a CDS encoding ABC transporter permease; this encodes MKSYWSFFKIRFINGLQYRAAAYAGIATQLAWGFMYIMLYHSFYESNPSSSSMSISQISSYIWLQQSFLALFMTWFLDNEIFDLISSGNISYELCRPLNLYNMWFVKNCSIRLSKTLLRCFPILIIAYFMPDSYKFNGPASLSSFILFIISMFIAFMVVVAYCMIIYIVTFYTISPIGIRVILTMVADFLAGGLVPLPLLPEWLTKYINFSPFASMQNAPFRIYSGNISDKSAVITIILQIFWAAALIIFGKFVMSKAIKKVVVQGG
- a CDS encoding ABC transporter permease, which codes for MRLYYKYFLIHLKCAMQYKLSFFLTALGQGMTTLFSFLSMYFLFDRFGSIKGYSFNEVLLCFSTIFMSFSLAECFGRGFDNFSKTISNGEFDRIMVRPRNVILQVLGSKIELTRIGRLLQALTVFIYALMTCGVKWTPEKILTLTLMIIGGISLFVGLFIIYASICFFTIEGLEFMNIFTDGGREIAQYPLNIYKDWVLKFFTFFVPLAFVNYYPFLFLIDKAPNNKILYMLSPIAAMFFLIPSYVFWLIGIRHYKSTGS
- a CDS encoding pseudouridine synthase, producing the protein MRLDKFLAEAGIGTRKTIRAYIQNGMVKVNGQVIVKPAVEIEEKTDIIMYLDKVVKYAGKVYYMFNKPQGCITARRDESQKTVFDYFKNENMNGVFHVGRLDKDTEGLLLLTNDGEFEHGLMCPNKHVDKKYYFCALGSLEDSDINKLKNGVLIGQGKILTKPAKIKVEKIGTCQDFQQYIGNEKISEKDFKVYKQPMVSGYLTIKEGRKHQVKRMLKAVGCFVFYLKRVSIGNVFLDEALKKGEYRFLTDSELQMLSGL
- a CDS encoding cell wall-binding repeat-containing protein gives rise to the protein MSGKDRFDTSYNIATKYKEISGKDDINGVLLALDENFPDALSGSVLSRINRMPILLAGKTPGLSDDNIVRLGGKDRYETSIKIAKYFHLNSDTVTFANGNSFSDALSGSALSSLKDAPLLLINNENVSKQKLYLDSTKYTKEIFYDGKGVISDTTIDKLSKN
- a CDS encoding VanZ family protein, with product MNRYFEPIKIAIITFPFIAALFTLPFMIFQYKKHGYINKIRIGVLYTLLLFFISAYYLVVLPLPKIHSVAAMQKPITEYMQLTPFTFVVDFLKETNVVLNEPKTYLSILKERALLQVVFNVVLLLPFGIYLRYYFRLDVVKTVLVTFLLSLFFKNDYISYVASYSRKI
- the pfkB gene encoding 1-phosphofructokinase yields the protein MIYTITFNPSLDYVVKVKEFNTGIVNRTYKEQLFLGGKGINVSVILTKLGINNKAFGFVAGFTGDEIRNKLNDLGCKADFIKLKNGLSRINVKLKSKEESEINAKGPEIKEEDIKELYKKLDDIKDGDILVMAGSIPSTLPQTIYEDIIKYLGNKKIKFIVDATKELLLNVLKYKPFLIKPNKCELEEMLNVKINSQDEIIKYGKKLQEMGAKNVLISMAGEGAILLDENGGVIKHKAPKGEVKNSVGAGDSMVAGFIAGFIQENNYDYALKLGIAAGSASAFSEDLATKEKIDEIFFQK
- a CDS encoding DeoR/GlpR family DNA-binding transcription regulator gives rise to the protein MLSEERLLMILNFLEKKRTVTVSQLVEELKTSESTIRRDLNYLDKINKLKKVHGGAMALNIKYETKDDKVEIRKSLHVDEKIKIAKFAAKLIEENDFVYIDAGTTTSLMIDYITETKAKYITNGIEHAKKLIKKNCQVYILGENLNLTQRLLWELKL
- the hydG gene encoding [FeFe] hydrogenase H-cluster radical SAM maturase HydG is translated as MLEKIDDKYLDPNFKDFIDDEKIWNEINEGKNASKEEIREIIKKSLSKKRLEPSETAKLISVEDENLLNEMYEAAYKIKEDVYGKRIVFFAPLYIGNKCENNCLYCGFRRGNSSIVRKTLTDEELKHEVEIMINSGQKRSILVYGEHPFYDADFIARTIKVVYGVKSKTGELRRVNINAAPLDVEGYKKLHEAGIGTFQIFQETYHHETYRKIHPKGDRKSNYAWRLYGLDRAMEGGIDDLGIGALFGLYDWRFEVMGLLYHTIHLEEKFGGIGPHTISFPRIEPAIDTPFTQNPKYKVSDKDFKKLVAIIRLSVPYTGMILTARESAKVRKEVLPIGITQIDAGTRIGVGGYSEYEKETIPDKEQFTIGDPRSLDEVIKEICDMGYIPSFCTAGYRSARTGKKFMGLAKPGLVHNYCMPNAILTFKEYLLDYASEETKKAGEKAIQKHLSELSEDRRKIVVERLKQIEEGKRDVYV
- a CDS encoding TM1266 family iron-only hydrogenase system putative regulator — its product is MSKRVGVVGIIVEDLESAQRVNAVLHEFSQIIVGRMGMPYKERSVSIISVIVDGTSDEINAMTGKLGNIKNVTVKSAISKK